Proteins found in one Subtercola endophyticus genomic segment:
- a CDS encoding sugar transferase, with protein MGYAIRLIVTDLVAITVATVVTQVVWFGFDAGDATHYAGGVGDISLGTYSAISLVLIVSWMVILGVYGSRGDRVVGTGSVEYKIIVDATLRLFGLFAIIAFLFQIDFSRGYFVIALPLGALALLFTRLMWRRWLKGKRRRGEYSANVLLVGSEITALHTAKELARYPEAGYRVVGACIPSGLVADYLPGTDIPVAGSVDLIGPAIAATGADTVVITSSDELSPARIRELSWSLEPGRQHLVVAPSLTDIGGPRLHTRPVAGLPLIHVETPRYEGFKRYQKRLFDVASSALLITVLGPILLGLAMIVRLSTPGGVFFRQERVGLNGTHFDMLKFRSMVPNAEALLADLEQEDRSEGNSILFKMKDDPRVTPIGKVLRRYSLDELPQLFNVLRGDMSLIGPRPPLQKEVDLYESHVHRRFLMKPGITGLWQVSGRSDLSWEDSVRLDLYYVENWSMVGDFVILMKTARAVVGSSGAY; from the coding sequence ATGGGCTACGCCATTCGTTTGATCGTGACAGACCTCGTCGCCATTACGGTCGCCACAGTCGTCACGCAGGTGGTCTGGTTCGGATTCGACGCAGGAGACGCAACCCACTATGCCGGCGGTGTGGGTGACATCTCACTGGGAACATATTCCGCGATCTCTCTCGTGCTCATCGTGTCGTGGATGGTCATCCTCGGAGTTTACGGTTCGCGCGGCGACCGGGTGGTCGGCACCGGATCTGTCGAGTACAAGATCATCGTTGATGCCACCCTTCGGCTGTTCGGACTGTTCGCGATCATCGCGTTTCTCTTTCAGATCGATTTCAGTCGTGGCTATTTCGTCATCGCCCTTCCTCTTGGTGCGCTGGCGTTACTCTTCACGCGGCTCATGTGGAGACGGTGGCTGAAGGGCAAACGTCGCCGCGGTGAGTATTCCGCTAATGTTCTTCTCGTCGGCTCCGAGATAACTGCGCTGCACACGGCTAAAGAGCTCGCTCGGTACCCAGAGGCGGGATACCGAGTCGTGGGCGCGTGTATTCCGAGCGGCTTGGTGGCGGATTACTTGCCTGGTACAGACATTCCCGTTGCAGGAAGCGTCGATCTGATCGGGCCGGCGATTGCTGCGACCGGAGCCGACACCGTTGTGATCACGAGTTCGGACGAATTGTCGCCGGCTCGCATTCGCGAACTCAGCTGGTCTCTGGAACCCGGTCGTCAGCACCTCGTCGTTGCTCCGAGTCTCACCGACATCGGTGGCCCCAGGCTGCACACCCGGCCGGTGGCGGGTCTTCCGCTCATCCACGTAGAAACGCCGCGTTACGAGGGTTTCAAGCGATACCAGAAGCGGCTTTTCGATGTAGCGTCGTCAGCGCTACTGATCACCGTCCTCGGCCCCATATTGCTCGGTCTGGCCATGATCGTTCGCTTGAGTACGCCGGGCGGAGTGTTCTTTCGGCAGGAACGAGTCGGGTTGAATGGAACCCATTTCGACATGCTCAAGTTTCGCTCTATGGTGCCGAATGCCGAAGCCTTGCTCGCCGATCTCGAGCAAGAAGATCGCTCGGAAGGCAACTCGATTCTTTTCAAGATGAAGGACGACCCGCGAGTCACCCCCATCGGAAAGGTGCTCAGGCGGTACTCGCTGGACGAGTTGCCGCAGCTGTTCAATGTGCTTCGTGGCGACATGTCGTTGATCGGCCCGCGACCACCCTTGCAGAAGGAAGTTGACCTCTACGAGTCGCACGTACATCGCAGATTCTTGATGAAGCCCGGAATCACGGGCCTCTGGCAGGTGAGCGGGCGGTCGGACTTGTCTTGGGAAGACTCCGTTCGACTTGACCTTTACTATGTCGAGAACTGGTCGATGGTAGGCGATTTTGTCATACTCATGAAAACCGCGAGGGCTGTCGTTGGCAGCAGTGGTGCCTATTGA
- a CDS encoding arsenate reductase/protein-tyrosine-phosphatase family protein → MGSHASPASQPLSRRSSRPIQSVIDDDSFTFLFVCTGNICRSPLAERLLTSKLTTLEVADRQTIRVESAGLQTINGVAMDETAASEGLRLGAQIAGAESRVLDRTISMGANVLLTMTREQQVDLVKRYPALLHRTFTVREFARILEEVPEVVSAGESVARRGVVTVGRASAVRSSLAANASDDDIPDPYRRGDAVHRQVADMIEIAVSTISRRMFAI, encoded by the coding sequence ATGGGATCGCATGCGAGCCCGGCGTCGCAACCCTTGTCACGTCGGTCGTCGCGGCCGATTCAGTCAGTCATCGACGATGATTCCTTCACGTTTCTGTTCGTCTGCACCGGCAACATCTGCCGTTCTCCATTAGCGGAGCGATTGCTTACCTCGAAGCTCACGACGCTCGAAGTCGCTGACCGGCAGACGATTCGCGTGGAGAGCGCGGGTCTCCAGACGATAAATGGCGTGGCCATGGACGAGACGGCGGCAAGCGAAGGGTTGCGTTTGGGAGCTCAGATCGCTGGCGCTGAAAGCAGGGTTCTCGATCGGACCATCAGCATGGGGGCCAATGTGCTTCTGACAATGACCCGGGAGCAGCAAGTCGATCTCGTGAAGCGCTATCCGGCCCTTCTTCATCGAACCTTCACCGTTCGAGAGTTCGCCCGAATCCTCGAGGAGGTACCCGAAGTCGTCAGCGCAGGTGAGAGTGTCGCTCGCAGAGGCGTCGTGACGGTCGGGCGAGCTTCTGCGGTTCGCTCCTCCCTCGCCGCAAATGCGAGTGATGACGACATTCCAGATCCGTACCGTCGAGGCGACGCCGTGCACCGGCAGGTGGCAGATATGATCGAAATCGCCGTTTCGACGATCAGCCGTAGGATGTTCGCAATTTAG
- a CDS encoding polysaccharide biosynthesis tyrosine autokinase: MELRDYLRILRKGWVIILALVLVGIAVGSLFSILAVPQYSASSKVFVSVQSAGTVTELTQGSNFTQGQVKSYADIIATPAVLQPVIDQLGLKTNAQSLADHVSATTTVGTVVVEIGVSDPSPELAAEVANAIAASFEATVAKIVPVDSTGVSPVKITVLQQALVPTSPYSPNTRINILIGAIIGLVLGVVVAILRYALDTRVRNEHDVELVSNAPILGGIAYDSKTTERPLVVQDDPRSPRAESFRTLRTNLQFIVATNRPRSYVITSSVPGEGKSTSSANLAIVTAAAGTRVIIIDADLRKPKLAEYMGLEGGAGLTDVLVGRVELAEVVQRWGTHSLDVLPAGRIPPNPSELLGSSAMIELIAQLEKDYDLVLFDAPPLLPVTDAAILAKHTGGALVMVGSGRVHRGQLKGSIAALQNVGSSIAGIVLTMLPTKGPDSYGYGRYGYGYGYGYGVDNEQSKKEKTEAKRAKKRKPAIA, from the coding sequence TTGGAGCTTCGCGATTACCTGAGGATTCTCCGCAAGGGCTGGGTCATTATTCTGGCCCTCGTTCTCGTCGGGATCGCCGTGGGATCCCTGTTCTCGATACTCGCGGTGCCGCAGTACTCCGCTTCGAGCAAAGTCTTCGTTTCGGTGCAGTCGGCCGGAACGGTGACCGAACTCACTCAGGGAAGCAACTTCACCCAAGGACAGGTCAAGTCATACGCTGACATCATCGCCACCCCGGCGGTGCTCCAGCCGGTAATCGATCAGCTCGGACTGAAAACAAACGCCCAAAGCCTGGCCGATCATGTCTCCGCCACTACGACAGTCGGAACAGTCGTTGTCGAAATCGGCGTATCCGACCCGTCGCCGGAGCTCGCGGCAGAGGTGGCAAATGCGATCGCAGCCAGCTTCGAGGCCACCGTCGCGAAGATTGTGCCCGTTGATTCAACGGGTGTATCACCTGTCAAGATCACAGTGCTTCAACAGGCTCTCGTTCCAACCAGTCCCTACTCGCCGAACACCCGTATCAACATCCTGATCGGTGCAATCATCGGGCTTGTGCTCGGCGTTGTGGTGGCGATCCTTCGATATGCGCTTGACACGCGGGTACGCAACGAGCATGACGTCGAACTGGTTTCCAACGCCCCTATCCTTGGAGGCATCGCGTACGACTCCAAAACCACGGAGCGACCGTTGGTTGTGCAGGACGACCCGCGTAGCCCACGCGCCGAGTCGTTTCGAACGCTTAGAACGAATCTTCAGTTCATAGTTGCCACGAACAGGCCTCGCAGTTATGTGATCACGTCATCAGTGCCGGGTGAGGGAAAGAGTACGTCGTCGGCGAACCTGGCCATCGTTACTGCCGCGGCCGGTACACGTGTCATCATCATCGACGCCGATCTTCGAAAACCGAAGCTCGCTGAATATATGGGTCTTGAGGGTGGCGCCGGTCTGACCGACGTCTTGGTGGGCAGAGTCGAATTGGCTGAGGTCGTTCAGCGATGGGGAACACATTCCCTCGACGTTCTGCCGGCCGGGCGAATTCCACCGAACCCTAGCGAGCTTCTGGGTTCGTCGGCGATGATCGAATTGATCGCTCAGCTCGAGAAAGATTACGACCTAGTTCTCTTCGACGCCCCGCCTCTCTTGCCTGTCACTGACGCAGCTATTCTCGCTAAGCACACTGGCGGAGCGCTCGTCATGGTCGGCTCGGGGCGTGTTCACCGTGGTCAGCTGAAGGGTTCGATCGCTGCACTCCAGAATGTGGGTTCGAGTATCGCTGGCATCGTTCTGACGATGTTGCCGACGAAGGGACCCGACTCCTACGGCTATGGCCGGTATGGATACGGATATGGGTACGGGTACGGTGTTGACAACGAGCAGTCGAAAAAGGAAAAAACCGAAGCGAAGCGCGCGAAAAAGCGCAAGCCCGCCATCGCATGA
- a CDS encoding polysaccharide biosynthesis tyrosine autokinase produces the protein MELSDYLRVLRAHWVGIILITVLGAVVAFGWTFTQPKVYAANSSGIVSLVTASNDVGTTSVADSLAKSKAPTYVNVGESRAVAQLVIQSLGLSTSPETLVSHVTVTNVKDTPTIDVSATASTAQGAKDLADAWITALAAQIKVIETDSASPGSTSDSTIGSIFLQPVESAIVPTSPVSPNVKLAVALGALIGLILGLVYAVVRNLLDRRIRTSESIERQFGLSVIGSLPKDRRLDDENRIVPEADTTDYASQSGSHALPEALRELRTNLQFMNVDNPPRIIVVTSPLPNDGKSTVTANLAVTLAAAGQKVIVVDGDLRKPSVTSAFGIVPGVGITDLLIGKAEIQDVLQPWGTSGNLLVLGAGSIPPNPSELLGSQGMNVLLHELARDAMVLVDAPPLLPVTDAAVLSARTDGAIVVVSAGKTTTDELTKALANIAKTSGKTLGVILNRVPTKGALGRGYGYYYGSYYGKDSKKTKHATPRLEHEDTVEVVNNVVPIRTGTDSN, from the coding sequence ATGGAGTTATCTGATTATCTGCGCGTGTTGCGCGCGCATTGGGTCGGAATCATTCTGATCACCGTTCTCGGCGCGGTCGTCGCCTTCGGCTGGACGTTCACTCAGCCGAAGGTCTACGCGGCCAACTCGAGCGGAATCGTTTCGCTGGTGACGGCGAGCAACGACGTCGGAACAACGTCGGTGGCTGATTCGCTGGCGAAGTCGAAGGCTCCGACGTACGTCAATGTGGGTGAATCTCGGGCTGTCGCCCAGCTCGTCATCCAATCCCTCGGTCTATCCACCTCACCCGAGACCTTGGTATCGCACGTGACAGTCACCAACGTCAAAGACACACCGACGATCGATGTGAGTGCCACGGCCTCAACCGCTCAGGGAGCGAAAGATCTCGCAGACGCGTGGATAACAGCACTCGCTGCACAAATCAAAGTCATCGAGACCGACAGTGCCAGCCCCGGCTCGACGTCGGATTCGACGATTGGCTCCATCTTTCTTCAGCCGGTCGAGTCCGCAATCGTTCCTACCAGCCCGGTTTCCCCCAATGTGAAGCTGGCGGTCGCACTGGGAGCGCTCATCGGCCTGATTCTGGGGCTCGTATACGCGGTCGTGCGAAACCTGCTCGACCGGCGCATCCGCACGTCGGAATCGATCGAACGGCAGTTTGGGCTCTCTGTCATCGGCAGCCTTCCGAAAGACAGGCGGCTTGATGATGAGAACCGCATCGTACCGGAGGCCGACACCACCGACTATGCTTCGCAGTCGGGCAGCCATGCACTGCCCGAAGCGCTGCGTGAACTGCGCACCAACCTGCAATTCATGAATGTCGACAATCCGCCTCGAATCATTGTCGTCACGAGCCCACTGCCGAACGACGGCAAATCGACGGTGACGGCCAACCTGGCCGTCACATTGGCCGCGGCCGGCCAGAAGGTAATCGTCGTTGACGGCGACCTCCGCAAACCATCCGTCACATCGGCATTCGGCATCGTGCCTGGTGTCGGAATCACTGATCTCCTCATCGGTAAGGCTGAGATACAGGATGTACTCCAGCCCTGGGGAACTTCGGGCAACCTTCTCGTGTTGGGCGCAGGTTCCATTCCGCCGAACCCCAGTGAGTTGCTCGGATCTCAAGGCATGAATGTGTTGCTGCACGAGCTCGCTCGCGACGCGATGGTGCTCGTGGACGCCCCACCCCTCCTGCCAGTGACCGATGCCGCCGTTCTCTCGGCGCGCACCGACGGTGCCATAGTGGTAGTTTCGGCCGGAAAGACGACTACTGATGAATTGACGAAGGCGCTAGCGAATATTGCCAAGACGTCAGGTAAGACACTGGGCGTAATTCTGAACCGTGTTCCGACGAAGGGTGCCCTCGGTCGGGGTTACGGCTATTACTACGGTTCGTATTACGGCAAAGACAGCAAGAAGACGAAGCATGCCACACCTCGCCTCGAGCACGAAGACACTGTCGAAGTCGTAAATAACGTCGTGCCCATTCGCACGGGCACTGATTCGAACTGA
- a CDS encoding arsenate reductase/protein-tyrosine-phosphatase family protein — MPDFSILTVCSGNIIRSPLTELILRAELARPDVFSVSSAGTFAGEGDAMTPEAAEIARGLGLDPSAHRARYLTESYVESADLLLALSRAHRKEIVQLVPRKVSVTFTLREFARLAADISDDEVLATTNPLTTTREKLIAVIKLVTIRRGVTGQIDAPSDDDVVDPYRRGAEIYSESLSQLSPAACTTAKLLRHATEKSSIGVRILH, encoded by the coding sequence GTGCCGGATTTTTCGATTCTGACAGTCTGTTCCGGAAATATCATCCGATCTCCTCTCACAGAGTTGATCTTGCGTGCAGAACTCGCGCGGCCTGACGTCTTTTCCGTGTCGAGCGCGGGAACATTCGCGGGGGAAGGCGACGCGATGACTCCAGAAGCTGCCGAAATCGCTCGTGGCCTCGGTCTCGACCCCTCGGCGCACCGCGCAAGGTATCTCACGGAGTCCTATGTCGAATCGGCCGATCTGCTGCTGGCGCTCTCGCGCGCTCATCGCAAGGAGATCGTTCAGCTCGTGCCGCGCAAGGTCAGCGTGACCTTCACCCTTCGAGAATTCGCAAGGCTTGCCGCGGACATCTCCGATGACGAGGTACTTGCTACGACCAATCCACTCACGACGACTCGCGAGAAGTTGATCGCAGTAATCAAACTCGTAACGATCAGGCGCGGTGTGACCGGACAGATTGACGCTCCGAGCGATGACGATGTCGTTGACCCTTATCGTCGAGGCGCAGAAATCTATTCAGAATCCCTGAGTCAACTCTCACCGGCTGCTTGCACCACCGCAAAACTTCTGAGACATGCAACCGAGAAATCGTCGATCGGGGTAAGAATTTTACATTAG